The following are encoded in a window of Microbacterium sp. LWO13-1.2 genomic DNA:
- a CDS encoding MarR family transcriptional regulator, with protein sequence MSAADEVDRIVGAWNTQRPDLDFSPLEVLSRMDRLSRHLDRARRDVFRRSDLEPWEWDVLSALRRAGAPFQLSPKQLMQQTLVSSGTMTNRIDRLVGRRFVHREADPVDGRSILVTLTDDGRTRVDAAITRLVDVESDLLQALSRSDRDRLAGLLRKLSLSFDA encoded by the coding sequence ATGAGCGCAGCGGACGAAGTCGATCGGATCGTCGGCGCATGGAACACCCAGCGGCCCGATCTCGACTTCTCACCGCTCGAGGTCCTGTCGCGGATGGATCGGCTCTCCCGCCACCTCGACCGCGCCCGTCGTGACGTCTTCCGCCGCAGCGACCTGGAGCCGTGGGAGTGGGACGTGCTCTCCGCGTTGCGCCGAGCCGGTGCTCCTTTCCAGCTGTCTCCGAAGCAGCTGATGCAGCAGACCCTCGTCTCCAGCGGCACCATGACGAACCGCATCGACCGCCTGGTGGGCCGTCGTTTCGTGCACCGCGAGGCCGACCCGGTCGACGGTCGCAGCATCCTGGTGACACTCACCGATGACGGACGCACCAGGGTGGATGCCGCGATCACGCGTCTCGTCGATGTCGAGTCCGACCTTCTCCAGGCGCTGTCCCGCAGTGATCGGGACCGGCTGGCCGGCCTGCTGCGCAAGCTCAGCCTGAGCTTCGACGCCTGA
- a CDS encoding FAD:protein FMN transferase, which yields MVVWRFEAIGTRWEIDSSAELPADARAAVTATIDRFDREWSRFRADSLVTRLSVDGGSLTAADAGAMLDAYRELSEATAGAVNPLVGESLNALGYDAEYSLTPREPRAAPVDWLQRLDWSTDRVTLSAPALIDVGALGKGRLVDRVMEVLDSVDVDLVVDGGGDLRVRGAAVRVGLEHPYDATKAIGVVTLQDAALCASAVNRRAWGDGLHHVLDARTGVPVRTWAATWAIAPDAMSADAVATALFFDGGPELAASWGVEWVRMATDGRVERSPGCPAELFIATDRTRPAPPK from the coding sequence ATGGTCGTCTGGCGATTCGAGGCGATCGGCACGCGCTGGGAGATCGATTCGAGCGCGGAGCTCCCCGCGGATGCCCGCGCCGCCGTCACCGCCACCATCGATCGTTTCGATCGTGAGTGGTCACGGTTCCGTGCGGACTCGCTCGTCACCCGGCTGAGCGTCGATGGAGGGTCGCTCACTGCGGCGGATGCCGGGGCGATGCTCGACGCCTATCGCGAGCTCTCCGAGGCGACTGCGGGTGCCGTGAATCCGCTGGTCGGAGAGAGTCTCAACGCTCTCGGCTATGACGCCGAATACTCGCTGACGCCGCGAGAGCCACGCGCAGCCCCTGTCGACTGGTTGCAGCGGCTCGACTGGTCCACGGACCGGGTGACGCTCTCCGCGCCGGCCCTCATCGACGTCGGCGCTCTCGGCAAGGGGCGTCTCGTCGATCGGGTGATGGAGGTTCTCGATTCCGTCGACGTAGATCTCGTCGTCGACGGCGGAGGTGACCTCCGGGTGCGGGGAGCGGCGGTGCGCGTCGGGCTGGAGCATCCGTACGACGCGACCAAGGCCATCGGGGTCGTGACACTGCAGGACGCGGCGCTCTGCGCGTCGGCCGTCAACCGACGAGCCTGGGGCGACGGACTGCACCATGTGCTCGATGCCCGCACGGGAGTTCCGGTGCGCACATGGGCGGCGACCTGGGCGATCGCTCCCGATGCGATGTCGGCGGATGCCGTGGCGACGGCGCTGTTCTTCGACGGAGGGCCGGAGCTCGCCGCGTCCTGGGGCGTCGAGTGGGTGCGAATGGCGACCGACGGTCGTGTGGAGCGCTCGCCCGGATGCCCAGCCGAGCTGTTCATCGCCACCGACCGGACACGCCCCGCACCGCCGAAGTAG
- the glmU gene encoding bifunctional UDP-N-acetylglucosamine diphosphorylase/glucosamine-1-phosphate N-acetyltransferase GlmU has translation MTGNNLAIIVLAAGQGTRMRSRLPKVLHPIGGRPLVGHVLTTAARLGADHIEVVVRHERDQVVAVLSESYPDAVFIDQDDIPGTGRAVQVAVDALPAEFDGDVLVLSGDCPLADVDALSEFLAAHRDAGAPATLMTAVVDDPAGYGRVIRDLDGDVDRIVEQKDATAEEAAVNEINAGMYVFRAATLRRYLPQVGVDNAQGEMYLTDVPGLLRRDGDRVAASVVSDVTVTYGVNDRAQLAEVGRLLNARIVRRWQVAGVTVIDPATTWIDDDATLAPDVTILPNTQILRATTIAEGAIIGPDTTLVDCEVGEDAIVRRTDATLAVIGAEATVGPFSFLRPGTVLGAKGKIGAYVETKNAEIGEGSKVPHLSYVGDATIGRGVNLGASTITANYDDVNKHRTEIGDAVHTGSHTVLVAPVRLGAGAKTAAGAVVRKDVPAGALAMSVAPQRNIEGWVEKNRAGTGAADAAAREQTAE, from the coding sequence ATGACTGGGAACAATCTCGCGATCATCGTCCTCGCCGCAGGCCAAGGCACCCGAATGCGATCGCGGCTGCCGAAGGTGCTGCACCCGATCGGTGGTCGCCCGCTCGTCGGGCACGTGCTCACGACGGCCGCTCGGCTCGGCGCCGATCACATCGAGGTCGTGGTGCGTCACGAGCGCGACCAGGTCGTGGCGGTTCTGAGCGAGTCGTATCCGGACGCCGTCTTCATCGACCAGGACGACATCCCCGGCACCGGTCGCGCCGTGCAGGTCGCTGTCGATGCCCTGCCTGCCGAGTTCGACGGTGATGTGCTCGTGCTCTCCGGAGACTGCCCGCTCGCCGACGTCGACGCTCTCTCGGAGTTCCTCGCGGCCCACCGCGACGCGGGCGCCCCGGCGACGCTGATGACCGCCGTGGTGGACGACCCCGCAGGCTACGGGCGCGTCATCCGCGATCTCGACGGCGATGTCGACCGGATCGTCGAGCAGAAGGACGCCACGGCCGAAGAAGCCGCGGTGAACGAGATCAACGCCGGTATGTACGTGTTCCGCGCCGCGACGCTGCGCCGGTACCTTCCCCAGGTCGGCGTCGACAACGCGCAAGGGGAGATGTACCTCACGGATGTCCCCGGACTGCTCCGCCGCGACGGAGACCGCGTCGCGGCATCCGTCGTCTCCGATGTCACCGTCACCTATGGCGTCAACGACCGCGCGCAGCTCGCCGAAGTGGGGCGCCTCCTGAACGCCCGCATCGTGCGCCGCTGGCAGGTCGCCGGCGTCACCGTCATCGATCCGGCCACCACCTGGATCGACGACGACGCCACGCTCGCACCCGACGTCACGATCCTGCCGAACACGCAGATCCTCCGGGCGACCACGATCGCCGAAGGCGCCATCATCGGCCCCGACACGACTCTCGTCGACTGCGAGGTCGGGGAGGACGCGATCGTTCGCCGCACCGACGCCACGCTGGCCGTGATCGGTGCCGAGGCCACGGTCGGGCCGTTCTCGTTCCTGCGCCCTGGCACCGTCCTCGGTGCGAAGGGCAAGATCGGCGCCTACGTCGAGACCAAGAATGCCGAGATCGGCGAGGGCAGCAAGGTGCCGCACCTGTCATACGTGGGCGATGCGACGATCGGCCGCGGCGTGAACCTCGGCGCGAGCACGATCACGGCGAACTACGACGATGTGAACAAGCACCGCACCGAGATCGGCGACGCGGTGCACACCGGGTCGCACACAGTGCTGGTCGCTCCCGTTAGGCTTGGGGCTGGTGCGAAGACAGCTGCCGGCGCCGTCGTCCGCAAGGATGTCCCTGCCGGCGCTCTGGCCATGAGCGTCGCTCCTCAGCGCAACATCGAGGGGTGGGTCGAGAAGAACAGGGCAGGAACGGGCGCAGCGGACGCTGCGGCTCGGGAACAAACGGCGGAATAG
- a CDS encoding ATP-binding protein, whose product MSTPGMARPMSLQTRLMTAVIGFVSLILVIVAVITSATLGSTMENQLDERLGGYQAQLAHWVDQEPLPGVTAQNVLLGKGATVPGLLFAVSSQLTGTTGVVLDNGGGDLSGSAKDLTATQLNQINDALDGGLNATVTIDDIGSYRIAVTPTDSGAVIVTGLPRDEIQKQLTTLLTVIALATIGGLILLALTTAVTIRVGLRPLRAVATTATRVANQPLDRGEVTITERVPASEADPRTETGLVGASLNKLLDHVNTSLAARQKNEERMRRFVADASHELRTPLASIRGYSELSLRDSTLPENTHTALERIQAQSLRMTRLVEDLLLLARLDEGRELVYGTVDLTQLALEGLADARPTAPDHRWSVDVPDEPVVIVGDAGRMHQVVANLLANARTHTPAGTEITLRVAREDDAAVLTVHDNGPGIDPGVREELFARFARGDSSRARQTGGTGLGLAIAKAIVEGHRGFISVDSEPGSTSFTVRIPVNPSKDAPND is encoded by the coding sequence GTGAGCACCCCGGGGATGGCGCGGCCGATGAGCCTGCAGACACGGCTGATGACCGCCGTGATCGGGTTCGTGTCCCTCATCCTCGTGATCGTGGCCGTCATCACCAGCGCGACGCTGGGGAGCACCATGGAGAATCAGCTCGACGAGCGCCTCGGTGGTTACCAGGCGCAGCTCGCGCACTGGGTCGATCAGGAGCCACTCCCCGGCGTGACGGCCCAGAACGTGCTGCTCGGGAAGGGGGCGACCGTGCCCGGTCTTCTCTTCGCGGTCTCCAGCCAGCTGACCGGCACCACCGGAGTCGTTCTCGACAACGGCGGCGGCGATCTCAGCGGAAGCGCCAAGGATCTCACCGCGACGCAGCTGAATCAGATCAACGATGCCCTCGACGGCGGACTCAACGCGACGGTCACGATCGACGACATCGGCTCGTACCGCATCGCCGTCACGCCGACGGATTCCGGCGCGGTGATCGTCACCGGCCTTCCCCGTGACGAGATCCAGAAGCAACTCACGACACTGCTCACCGTCATCGCGCTCGCGACCATCGGCGGTCTCATCCTGCTGGCGCTGACCACGGCGGTCACCATCAGGGTCGGACTGCGCCCCTTGCGCGCCGTCGCGACGACCGCCACCCGGGTGGCGAACCAGCCGCTCGACCGCGGCGAGGTCACCATCACCGAGCGAGTACCGGCATCCGAAGCCGATCCGCGAACCGAGACCGGACTCGTCGGAGCATCCCTCAACAAGCTGCTCGACCATGTGAACACGTCGCTGGCCGCGCGACAGAAGAACGAGGAGCGGATGCGACGATTCGTCGCCGATGCCAGCCATGAGCTGCGCACCCCGCTGGCCTCGATCCGCGGCTACTCCGAGCTGTCGCTGCGCGACTCCACGCTGCCCGAGAACACGCACACCGCGCTCGAGCGCATCCAGGCGCAGTCGCTGCGGATGACGCGCCTCGTCGAAGACCTCCTGCTGCTCGCACGCCTGGACGAGGGGCGCGAGCTCGTCTATGGCACCGTGGACCTCACCCAGCTGGCGCTGGAGGGGCTCGCCGACGCTCGCCCGACGGCGCCGGATCATCGATGGAGCGTCGATGTGCCCGACGAGCCCGTCGTGATCGTCGGCGACGCCGGTCGCATGCACCAGGTCGTGGCGAACCTGCTCGCGAACGCCCGCACGCACACACCCGCGGGCACCGAGATCACGCTCCGCGTCGCCCGCGAAGACGATGCGGCCGTATTGACCGTGCACGACAACGGCCCGGGTATCGACCCCGGCGTGCGCGAGGAGCTGTTCGCCCGGTTCGCCCGCGGTGACAGCTCCCGTGCCCGTCAGACCGGCGGTACCGGGCTCGGGCTCGCGATCGCGAAGGCGATCGTCGAAGGGCACCGCGGCTTCATCTCCGTCGACAGCGAGCCGGGGAGCACGAGCTTCACGGTGCGCATCCCGGTGAACCCGTCGAAGGATGCGCCGAACGACTGA
- a CDS encoding type IV toxin-antitoxin system AbiEi family antitoxin domain-containing protein produces the protein MLQPAQLIAHQGGVARGARLQQFGLSRRMLSSAVGDGSVLRVRPGVFAVPSANPDVICAAAHGGAVTCTTALRMHEVWALADDEHLHVWVGTSGRVHHAECACVTHYFEGRTLLGVAPVEDALVHVYHCAGEEAFFAALESALKKRKFGAGIRERLRERLPVGARWLVDFARRDADSGLESLLRLRLHLLGIRLDCQVEIPTVGRADFVIDGMLILEADGMENHDGSSRRHKDLRRDAAASVLGYETLRFDYALIIHDWLVVEAAIIAAISRLRARV, from the coding sequence ATGCTGCAACCCGCACAACTGATCGCGCACCAGGGCGGCGTCGCCAGGGGCGCCCGCCTTCAGCAGTTCGGACTGAGCAGAAGGATGCTGTCGAGCGCCGTTGGCGACGGTTCCGTCCTCCGAGTGCGGCCGGGCGTCTTCGCCGTTCCATCCGCGAACCCTGACGTGATCTGTGCCGCGGCGCACGGGGGAGCCGTGACCTGTACGACGGCGTTGCGGATGCACGAGGTCTGGGCCTTGGCGGACGACGAGCATCTTCATGTCTGGGTCGGCACCAGCGGTCGGGTTCATCACGCCGAGTGCGCCTGCGTGACTCACTACTTCGAGGGGCGAACGCTGCTCGGCGTCGCGCCTGTGGAGGATGCGCTTGTGCACGTTTATCACTGCGCCGGCGAGGAGGCGTTCTTCGCCGCGTTGGAATCGGCGTTGAAGAAGCGAAAGTTCGGCGCCGGCATTCGTGAGCGACTGCGCGAACGCCTTCCGGTCGGGGCGCGATGGCTGGTCGACTTCGCGAGGCGCGATGCCGACAGCGGGCTGGAATCGCTGTTGCGCCTGCGCCTTCACTTGCTGGGCATCCGTCTGGATTGTCAGGTGGAGATCCCGACGGTCGGCAGAGCTGACTTCGTGATCGACGGGATGCTCATCCTCGAGGCGGATGGGATGGAGAACCACGATGGGTCATCGCGCCGCCACAAAGACCTCCGACGCGACGCTGCGGCATCCGTACTCGGGTACGAGACCCTCCGATTCGACTACGCGCTCATCATTCATGACTGGCTGGTTGTCGAAGCGGCGATCATCGCCGCGATCTCACGGCTGCGTGCTCGAGTCTGA
- a CDS encoding FAD-dependent oxidoreductase produces MITSFTAARQRVLAVLGGISMYRLVLFSLLTLAALALVLSFFDLVAPDPLALVASFGVLAVVISVVDAAAQRLLRLPWRIESSLVTALILLFVLQPGLTPAALGGLALAGALASISKYVIAWRGRHILNPAAFGAAVVTIAGLGTFSAWWVGTPALAVPVLLLGLVVLWRTEKVRVILVFLLIAVGVSVVRQSILAQQNALDFNALQALSLAVLQSPYLFLGAFMLSEPLTMPPRRWQQFSVAALVGVLAGWPIMIGDLFSLGQERALLVGNLLAFAFAVRGSVRLTLEKREFVTPTAQELTFRARGRLKFLPGQYLELDVPHRRPDARGTRREFSIVSAPGDLPTLRIAYKDGGQKHPSSYKRALAAAEPGATLAVTGTWGDFILPRSEAPVLMVAAGIGVTPFVSQLRQLQLSGLTRDVVLVYVASEASELAFRDELAATGARVIVFTRDQPADLPAHWSWARGVRLDAEGLERVVPDIGSRHAYISGPPRLIADLAPALQKAHSLTTDAFAGY; encoded by the coding sequence GTGATCACCTCATTCACCGCCGCGCGGCAGCGCGTTCTCGCCGTCCTCGGTGGCATCTCGATGTACCGGCTCGTGCTGTTCTCGCTGCTGACGCTCGCGGCGCTCGCCCTGGTGCTCTCGTTCTTCGATCTGGTCGCACCGGATCCCCTGGCGCTGGTGGCGTCCTTCGGCGTTCTGGCCGTCGTGATCTCGGTCGTCGATGCGGCAGCCCAGCGACTGCTCCGCCTGCCCTGGCGTATCGAGTCCTCGCTGGTGACCGCGCTCATCCTCCTCTTCGTGCTCCAGCCGGGGCTGACGCCGGCTGCCCTCGGCGGACTCGCGCTCGCCGGTGCCCTCGCCAGCATCTCGAAGTACGTGATCGCGTGGCGCGGTCGGCACATCCTCAACCCGGCCGCGTTCGGCGCAGCCGTCGTCACGATCGCCGGGCTCGGGACGTTCTCGGCGTGGTGGGTGGGCACTCCGGCGCTCGCGGTTCCCGTGCTGCTGCTCGGTCTCGTCGTGCTCTGGCGCACCGAGAAGGTGCGCGTCATCCTGGTGTTCCTGCTCATCGCCGTCGGCGTCTCGGTCGTGCGGCAGAGCATCCTCGCTCAGCAGAACGCTCTGGACTTCAACGCCCTCCAGGCGCTGTCGCTGGCCGTGCTGCAGTCGCCGTACCTGTTCCTCGGGGCATTCATGCTGTCGGAGCCGCTGACGATGCCGCCGCGGCGGTGGCAGCAGTTCTCCGTCGCCGCCCTGGTCGGAGTCCTGGCGGGCTGGCCGATCATGATCGGCGACCTGTTCTCACTCGGACAGGAACGTGCGCTGCTCGTCGGCAACCTGCTCGCGTTCGCCTTCGCCGTGCGCGGTTCGGTGCGGCTGACGCTCGAGAAGCGCGAGTTCGTCACCCCGACCGCGCAGGAGCTGACGTTCCGTGCACGAGGCCGTCTGAAGTTCCTCCCTGGGCAGTACCTCGAGCTGGATGTGCCGCACCGCCGGCCGGACGCGCGGGGGACCCGCCGTGAGTTCAGCATCGTCTCGGCGCCCGGTGACCTGCCGACGCTGCGCATCGCCTACAAGGACGGCGGCCAGAAGCATCCGTCCAGCTACAAGCGGGCCCTCGCGGCTGCAGAGCCGGGAGCGACGCTCGCGGTGACCGGCACCTGGGGAGACTTCATCCTGCCGCGATCGGAGGCCCCGGTTCTGATGGTCGCCGCCGGCATCGGCGTCACGCCGTTCGTGTCGCAACTTCGACAGCTGCAGTTGTCGGGGCTGACCCGTGATGTGGTGCTCGTGTACGTGGCGTCCGAGGCCAGCGAACTCGCCTTCCGCGACGAGCTTGCGGCGACCGGAGCCCGAGTCATCGTCTTCACCAGAGACCAGCCGGCAGATCTGCCGGCGCACTGGTCGTGGGCGCGCGGAGTGCGCCTGGACGCCGAGGGGCTCGAGCGCGTCGTTCCCGACATCGGGAGCCGGCACGCGTACATCTCCGGCCCGCCGCGTCTGATCGCCGATCTCGCCCCCGCCCTGCAGAAGGCCCACAGCCTGACGACCGACGCCTTCGCCGGGTACTGA
- a CDS encoding GNAT family N-acetyltransferase, whose protein sequence is MTITIERVETPVPAVSEFITAHHAELVGTAPPESCHALPFERLLAPGVRLFAAFEDDRAVASGALATVDDDHEELKSMRTDPGMRGRGLGRMMLTFLIDDAARRGIRRLSLETGSDDFFIPARTLYAGAGFVECAAFGRYLPDPHSTFMTLSPVHSMSPPKPAHTR, encoded by the coding sequence ATGACCATCACCATCGAGCGGGTCGAAACGCCCGTCCCGGCCGTCTCCGAGTTCATCACCGCGCATCACGCGGAACTCGTGGGCACCGCACCGCCGGAGAGCTGCCATGCGCTGCCGTTCGAGCGGCTGCTCGCACCGGGCGTCCGGCTCTTCGCCGCATTCGAGGACGATCGGGCCGTCGCCTCAGGTGCGCTGGCAACCGTGGATGACGATCATGAAGAGTTGAAGTCGATGCGCACCGACCCAGGGATGCGCGGTCGCGGACTCGGCAGGATGATGCTGACGTTCCTGATCGACGACGCGGCGCGACGCGGCATCCGACGGCTCTCGCTCGAAACCGGCAGCGACGACTTCTTCATTCCCGCCCGGACGCTGTACGCGGGCGCCGGGTTCGTCGAGTGTGCGGCGTTCGGACGGTATCTGCCGGACCCGCACAGCACGTTCATGACGCTGTCGCCGGTGCACTCGATGTCCCCGCCGAAACCGGCGCACACGCGATAA
- a CDS encoding NADP-dependent oxidoreductase, with protein MRSVKYSGAGPASEVISITDIAIPTPGPGEVVVKVGAAGLNPVDVKIRAAATDFGPITYSDRPGWDVAGVVATVAPDVSAWSPGDRVFALAAFPAAAHTLAEYAVVAAGDLAAAPDAWTIAQAGAAPLAALTAWQALEAAAVGAGQRVLVLGGAGGVGHLAIQLAKARGAEVTATASAAKHELLRSWGADHVVDYRDEHGLASLNRVDAVIVTVDGMLPPRGTVTEGTAVITITGLSADDSALLAEWGAAPVERILVAASGGQLAEIAALADAGEVEVHLDSEFGLDELVAAQERVESGRVTGKVVVVIDRDA; from the coding sequence GTGCGTTCAGTGAAGTACTCCGGTGCGGGACCCGCTTCGGAGGTCATCTCGATCACCGATATCGCCATCCCGACCCCCGGTCCTGGCGAGGTCGTCGTCAAGGTCGGCGCGGCCGGGCTCAATCCGGTCGACGTGAAGATCCGCGCGGCGGCCACCGATTTCGGACCGATCACGTATTCCGATCGACCGGGTTGGGACGTGGCCGGCGTCGTCGCGACGGTCGCGCCGGATGTGAGCGCGTGGTCACCCGGCGATCGGGTATTCGCTCTCGCTGCATTCCCGGCCGCCGCGCACACGCTGGCCGAGTACGCGGTGGTCGCAGCGGGCGACCTCGCTGCCGCCCCGGACGCGTGGACGATCGCCCAGGCCGGCGCTGCACCGCTCGCTGCGCTGACCGCGTGGCAGGCGCTGGAGGCCGCCGCCGTCGGCGCGGGGCAGCGGGTGCTCGTGCTCGGCGGTGCCGGGGGAGTGGGGCACCTGGCGATCCAGCTGGCGAAGGCCAGGGGAGCCGAGGTGACGGCCACGGCCAGCGCGGCGAAGCACGAACTCCTGCGCAGCTGGGGTGCGGACCACGTCGTCGACTATCGGGACGAGCACGGTCTCGCCTCGCTGAACCGCGTCGACGCAGTGATCGTGACCGTGGACGGCATGCTGCCCCCGCGCGGCACGGTCACCGAGGGAACCGCTGTCATCACCATCACCGGTCTCTCAGCGGACGACAGCGCCCTGCTCGCCGAATGGGGCGCTGCGCCGGTCGAACGGATCCTCGTCGCAGCGTCCGGCGGGCAGCTGGCTGAGATCGCCGCGCTCGCGGATGCCGGAGAGGTCGAGGTGCACCTGGACTCGGAGTTCGGTCTCGATGAGCTCGTCGCGGCGCAGGAGCGCGTCGAGTCGGGGAGGGTGACCGGAAAGGTCGTCGTCGTCATCGATCGCGACGCGTGA
- a CDS encoding ribose-phosphate diphosphokinase has translation MARKKKTVDLDRDNGIAPGLVAKTKKRLVVAGGRSHPALSAAVAADLGTELAPTEHRTFASGEIYARFEVSIRGCDLFLIQTFGEPVNEWLMETLIMIDAAKRASAKRITVVAPYYPYSRQDKKGRGREPISARLVADLLKTAGADRVMSVDLHAAQIQGFFDGPVDHLFAKPVLLEHFKRTLSPEDREILTVVSPDMGRVRVADTWSDSLGAPLAIIHKRRDPRVANQVSVHEIVGTVEGRTCLLVDDMIDTGGTIVKAAQALKAAGAHRVIVAATHAIFSDPASERLQDASIDEVVVTDTIPLTESRRWDKLTILPIAPLLARAIHEVFEDGSVTSMFGGDA, from the coding sequence ATGGCGCGCAAGAAGAAGACGGTCGATCTGGATCGCGACAACGGCATCGCGCCGGGACTCGTGGCCAAGACGAAGAAGCGGCTGGTCGTCGCCGGTGGCCGTTCCCACCCCGCGCTCTCCGCAGCCGTCGCTGCGGATCTCGGTACCGAGCTCGCTCCGACCGAGCACCGCACCTTCGCCTCCGGCGAGATCTACGCCCGCTTCGAGGTGTCGATCCGCGGCTGCGACCTGTTCCTCATCCAGACGTTCGGCGAACCGGTCAACGAATGGCTGATGGAGACGCTGATCATGATCGATGCCGCCAAGCGCGCGTCGGCGAAGCGCATCACCGTGGTCGCCCCGTACTACCCGTATTCGCGTCAGGACAAGAAGGGCCGCGGTCGAGAGCCGATCAGCGCCCGCCTCGTCGCCGATCTTCTCAAGACCGCCGGCGCTGACCGTGTCATGAGCGTCGACCTGCACGCCGCCCAGATCCAGGGCTTCTTCGACGGCCCCGTCGACCACCTGTTCGCGAAGCCGGTGCTGCTCGAGCACTTCAAGCGCACGCTGAGCCCTGAAGATCGCGAGATCCTCACCGTCGTCTCGCCCGACATGGGCCGGGTGCGCGTCGCCGACACCTGGTCGGACAGCCTGGGGGCGCCGCTGGCGATCATCCACAAGCGCCGCGACCCGCGCGTCGCCAATCAGGTCTCCGTGCATGAGATCGTCGGCACGGTCGAAGGCCGCACCTGCCTGCTCGTCGATGACATGATCGACACCGGCGGCACGATCGTCAAGGCTGCACAAGCGCTCAAGGCCGCAGGTGCGCACCGGGTCATCGTCGCCGCGACCCACGCGATCTTCAGCGATCCGGCCAGCGAACGGCTGCAGGACGCGTCGATCGACGAGGTGGTCGTCACCGATACGATCCCGCTCACCGAATCCCGCCGCTGGGACAAGCTCACGATCCTGCCGATCGCACCGCTGCTCGCTCGCGCCATCCACGAGGTCTTCGAGGACGGTTCCGTCACGAGCATGTTCGGCGGCGACGCGTAA